In Streptomyces sp. NBC_00414, a single window of DNA contains:
- a CDS encoding TFIIB-type zinc ribbon-containing protein has translation MQCPKCHAPMHTYNRNGVQIEQCSGCRGIFLDYGELESLTRLEGQWSQPGPPPPGAQQAYPSAPAPAWGAPQHGGHGGHGGQYGHGHKRQKSFGHMLFSS, from the coding sequence ATGCAGTGTCCGAAGTGCCATGCGCCGATGCACACGTACAACCGCAATGGTGTCCAGATCGAGCAGTGCAGCGGCTGCCGCGGGATCTTTCTCGACTACGGCGAGCTGGAGTCACTGACCCGTCTGGAGGGTCAGTGGTCGCAGCCGGGCCCGCCGCCCCCGGGCGCCCAGCAGGCCTACCCGTCCGCACCCGCACCAGCCTGGGGCGCCCCGCAGCACGGCGGTCACGGTGGACACGGCGGTCAGTACGGCCACGGCCACAAGCGTCAGAAGAGCTTCGGCCACATGCTCTTCTCCTCCTGA
- a CDS encoding TIGR02611 family protein, with translation MNTGSDGTGEVAMATDETKSEPALGSRAPQFIKARRMLHLSWQVGVFVVGLAVVVAGVIMLPLPGPGWLVIFGGMAIWATEFVWAQLVLRWTKRKVTEATQKALDPKVRRRNIILTSIGLVIIAVLVGVYVWKFGIEMPWNIKE, from the coding sequence ATGAATACGGGGAGTGACGGAACGGGGGAGGTCGCCATGGCGACCGACGAAACTAAGAGCGAGCCGGCGCTCGGGTCCCGTGCGCCGCAATTCATCAAGGCGCGCCGCATGCTGCACCTGAGCTGGCAGGTGGGCGTCTTCGTAGTGGGTCTCGCGGTCGTCGTGGCCGGTGTGATCATGCTGCCCCTGCCCGGTCCGGGCTGGCTGGTGATCTTCGGCGGTATGGCGATCTGGGCGACCGAGTTCGTCTGGGCGCAGCTGGTGCTCCGCTGGACGAAGCGCAAAGTCACCGAGGCGACACAGAAGGCACTCGACCCGAAGGTCCGGCGTCGCAACATCATCCTGACGAGCATCGGGCTGGTGATCATCGCGGTGCTGGTCGGGGTGTACGTGTGGAAGTTCGGCATCGAGATGCCGTGGAACATCAAGGAGTAG
- a CDS encoding aminotransferase class IV, whose protein sequence is MKIWLDGRLQDGESARVSVFDHGLTVGDGIFETVKAVHGRPFALTRHLDRLARSATGLGLPEPDRDEVRRACTAVLEANPMPLGRLRITYTGGHGPLGSDRGERGQTLVVALGETSRRPDSTAVITVPWTRNERGALTGLKTTSYAENVVALARARERGGSEALFANTVGQLCEGTGSNVFVVLDGEIHTPPVASGCLAGITRALTVDWTGARETDLPLDVLERAEEVFLTSTLRDVQAVHRVDDRELPGAPGPVTAKAMRIFDERAGDDLDP, encoded by the coding sequence GTGAAGATCTGGCTCGACGGCAGGCTGCAGGACGGCGAGTCGGCCCGTGTCTCGGTGTTCGACCACGGGCTGACCGTGGGCGACGGCATCTTCGAGACCGTGAAGGCGGTCCACGGCCGTCCCTTCGCGCTCACCCGGCACCTCGACCGGCTGGCGCGCTCGGCGACCGGTCTCGGACTGCCCGAGCCCGACCGCGACGAGGTGCGCCGGGCCTGCACGGCCGTCCTGGAGGCGAATCCGATGCCACTCGGCCGCCTGCGGATCACGTACACCGGCGGTCATGGACCGCTCGGCTCGGACCGTGGTGAGCGCGGGCAGACCCTGGTCGTGGCCCTGGGGGAGACCAGCCGACGCCCCGACTCCACTGCCGTGATCACCGTCCCCTGGACCCGCAACGAGCGCGGCGCGCTGACGGGCCTCAAGACGACGTCGTACGCCGAGAACGTCGTCGCCCTCGCCCGCGCGCGTGAGCGGGGCGGGTCCGAGGCGCTGTTCGCGAACACCGTCGGGCAGCTCTGCGAGGGCACGGGCTCCAACGTCTTCGTCGTCCTCGACGGCGAGATCCACACCCCGCCCGTCGCCTCCGGGTGCCTCGCGGGCATCACCCGCGCCCTCACCGTCGACTGGACCGGCGCCCGGGAGACCGACCTCCCGCTGGACGTCCTGGAGCGGGCCGAGGAGGTCTTCCTGACCTCGACGCTGCGCGACGTACAGGCCGTGCACCGGGTCGACGACCGCGAACTGCCCGGCGCCCCCGGCCCGGTGACCGCCAAGGCCATGCGGATCTTCGACGAGCGGGCCGGCGACGACCTCGACCCCTGA
- a CDS encoding serine/threonine-protein kinase codes for MDMAMMRLRREDPRVVGSFRLHRRLGAGGMGVVYLGSDRRGQRVALKVIRPDLAEDQEFRSRFAREVSAARRIRGGCTARLVAADLEAERPWFATQYVPGPSLHDKVTEDGPMFASEVAAVGAALSEGLVAVHEAGVVHRDLKPSNILLSPKGPRIIDFGIAWATGASTLTHVGTAVGSPGFLAPEQVRGAAVTPATDVFALGATLAYAATQDSPFGHGSSEVMLYRVVHEEPQLHGVPDALAPLVRACLAKDPEERPSTLQLSLRLKEIAAREAQGMGETRPSAPRAAEADRPTGRLPDGYDDYPEQRTQRRTQGTPPPRGTGPSSRSGARPAPSRGNSARSGPGSRAGQSGSRTGQSGGRTGAPRSGTGRAGPRTGPRTTGTGRRPANPRLLRQRLFVFVVVTLLVALAIAAAQGCQGPARGLDGGGASGRAAGHEQPYRLSVL; via the coding sequence ATGGACATGGCGATGATGCGCCTGAGGCGCGAGGACCCGCGTGTCGTCGGCTCGTTCAGGCTTCACCGACGGCTCGGCGCGGGCGGGATGGGCGTTGTCTATCTGGGCTCCGACCGGCGCGGCCAGCGGGTCGCGCTGAAGGTGATCCGGCCCGACCTCGCGGAGGACCAGGAGTTCCGGTCGCGCTTCGCCCGCGAGGTGTCGGCGGCGCGCAGGATCCGGGGCGGGTGCACCGCGCGGCTCGTCGCGGCGGACCTGGAGGCCGAACGGCCCTGGTTCGCGACGCAGTACGTTCCCGGGCCCTCGCTGCACGACAAGGTCACCGAGGACGGACCGATGTTCGCGTCCGAGGTCGCGGCCGTCGGCGCCGCCCTCTCCGAGGGGCTCGTCGCCGTGCACGAGGCCGGGGTCGTCCACCGGGACCTGAAGCCGTCGAACATCCTGCTGTCCCCCAAGGGGCCGCGCATCATCGACTTCGGTATCGCCTGGGCGACCGGCGCGAGCACCCTGACGCACGTCGGTACGGCCGTGGGTTCGCCCGGCTTCCTCGCGCCGGAGCAGGTGCGGGGCGCCGCCGTCACACCGGCCACGGACGTCTTCGCGCTCGGCGCCACGCTGGCGTACGCCGCGACGCAGGACTCGCCCTTCGGGCACGGCAGTTCCGAGGTGATGCTCTACCGGGTGGTGCACGAGGAACCGCAACTGCACGGTGTGCCCGACGCGCTGGCCCCGCTCGTACGCGCCTGTCTGGCGAAGGATCCCGAGGAGCGGCCCAGCACACTGCAGTTGTCGTTGCGGCTCAAGGAGATCGCGGCGCGCGAGGCGCAGGGCATGGGCGAGACCCGGCCGTCCGCTCCCCGTGCGGCGGAGGCCGACCGGCCCACCGGGCGGCTCCCCGACGGCTACGACGACTATCCGGAGCAGCGCACCCAGCGGCGTACGCAGGGCACTCCCCCGCCGCGCGGCACCGGTCCCTCGTCGCGGTCCGGGGCGCGTCCGGCGCCCTCGCGGGGCAACTCGGCACGGTCGGGTCCCGGCAGCCGGGCCGGTCAGTCCGGCAGCCGCACGGGGCAGTCCGGCGGCCGGACCGGAGCGCCGCGCAGCGGGACGGGGCGGGCCGGGCCACGGACCGGGCCACGGACCACGGGGACCGGGCGGCGGCCCGCCAATCCTCGGCTGCTGCGCCAGCGGCTGTTCGTGTTCGTCGTGGTGACGCTGTTGGTGGCTCTGGCCATCGCCGCGGCGCAGGGGTGCCAGGGGCCTGCCCGGGGCCTTGATGGTGGGGGCGCCTCGGGCAGGGCTGCGGGGCACGAGCAGCCGTATCGGCTGAGCGTGCTCTAG
- the cobA gene encoding uroporphyrinogen-III C-methyltransferase — protein MAENPAYPVGLRLFGRRVVVLGGGQVAQRRLPALIAAGADIQLVSPSATPSVEAMADAGELAWTRRRYEPGDLAESWYVLIATPDSAANAEASAEAEARRVWCVRADDADEATAWTPATGHSEGVTVAVLTTNAKGRDPRHTAAIRDAVVEGLRDGTLVAPHHRTRTPGVSLVGGGPGDPDLITVRGRRLLAEADVVIADRLGPRDLLAELPPHVEVIDAAKIPYGRFMAQEAINNALIEHALQGKSVVRLKGGDPFVFGRGMEEAQALAEAGISCTVVPGISSSISVPGAAGIPVTHRGVAHEFTVVSGHVAPDDERSLVDWAALAKLRGTLVILMGVDKIGAIARTLMDNGKAPGTPVALVQEGTTAAQRRVDATLATVAETVRAEEVRPPAVIVIGEVVTVGADGSFETSE, from the coding sequence ATGGCCGAAAACCCCGCCTACCCCGTAGGTCTCCGCCTCTTTGGGCGCCGCGTAGTGGTCCTCGGCGGCGGCCAGGTCGCCCAGCGCCGCCTCCCGGCCCTCATCGCGGCGGGCGCGGACATCCAGCTGGTGTCCCCGTCCGCGACCCCCTCGGTCGAGGCCATGGCGGACGCCGGCGAACTGGCCTGGACCAGGCGCCGGTACGAGCCGGGCGACCTCGCGGAGTCCTGGTACGTCCTGATCGCCACCCCCGACTCCGCGGCGAACGCGGAGGCCTCCGCCGAGGCGGAGGCGCGCCGCGTGTGGTGCGTCCGCGCGGACGACGCCGACGAGGCCACCGCCTGGACCCCGGCGACGGGCCACAGCGAGGGCGTCACGGTGGCCGTCCTGACCACGAACGCCAAGGGCCGCGACCCCCGCCACACCGCGGCCATCCGCGACGCGGTGGTCGAGGGCCTGCGCGACGGCACCCTCGTGGCACCCCACCACCGCACCCGTACGCCCGGCGTCTCCCTGGTCGGCGGCGGACCCGGTGACCCGGACCTGATCACGGTGCGCGGCCGGCGCCTCCTCGCCGAGGCGGACGTGGTCATCGCCGACCGCCTGGGCCCGCGCGACCTGCTCGCCGAACTTCCGCCGCACGTCGAGGTGATCGACGCGGCGAAGATCCCGTACGGGCGCTTCATGGCCCAGGAGGCCATCAACAACGCGCTCATCGAGCACGCCCTGCAGGGCAAGTCGGTGGTCCGGCTCAAAGGCGGCGACCCCTTCGTCTTCGGCCGCGGCATGGAGGAGGCCCAGGCACTGGCCGAGGCGGGCATCTCCTGCACGGTCGTCCCGGGCATCTCCAGCTCGATCTCCGTGCCGGGCGCGGCGGGCATCCCGGTCACGCACCGCGGGGTCGCCCACGAGTTCACCGTCGTGAGCGGTCATGTGGCCCCCGACGACGAACGCTCCCTGGTCGACTGGGCGGCGCTCGCCAAGCTCCGCGGAACCCTGGTGATCCTGATGGGCGTGGACAAGATCGGCGCCATCGCCCGTACGCTCATGGACAACGGCAAGGCGCCCGGCACCCCCGTGGCGCTCGTCCAGGAGGGCACGACAGCGGCGCAGCGCCGGGTCGACGCGACCCTCGCGACGGTCGCCGAGACGGTCCGGGCCGAGGAGGTCCGGCCGCCGGCGGTGATCGTCATCGGGGAGGTCGTGACCGTGGGCGCGGACGGCTCGTTCGAGACATCTGAGTAA
- a CDS encoding CGNR zinc finger domain-containing protein has translation MLITHDTRCALDTVVDLVNTAPEDDTTDGLANLAALLDFVRNHNMSDVGTLSELDLSAVRRIRGRFAAVFAAPDARTAASLINELVAAAGTTPRLTNHDSYDWHVHYFAPGASVADHLAADCGMALAFFVVAGEQERLRRCEAPDCRRAFVDLSRNRSRRYCDSRTCGNRLHVAAYRARRKEAAG, from the coding sequence GTGCTGATCACCCACGACACCCGGTGCGCCCTCGACACCGTGGTCGATCTGGTGAACACCGCACCGGAGGACGACACCACGGACGGACTCGCCAACCTCGCGGCGCTGCTCGATTTCGTACGAAACCACAACATGAGCGATGTCGGGACCCTGTCCGAGCTCGATCTCTCGGCGGTGCGCCGGATCCGGGGCCGCTTCGCCGCGGTCTTCGCCGCTCCCGACGCCCGTACCGCCGCCTCGCTCATCAACGAACTCGTCGCAGCCGCGGGCACCACGCCGCGTCTCACGAACCATGACAGCTATGACTGGCACGTGCACTACTTCGCACCGGGCGCGTCCGTCGCCGACCATCTCGCCGCGGACTGCGGCATGGCACTGGCCTTCTTCGTGGTCGCGGGGGAACAGGAACGGCTGCGTCGCTGTGAGGCACCGGACTGCCGACGCGCCTTCGTCGATCTCTCCCGCAACCGCTCCCGCCGCTACTGCGACAGCCGCACCTGCGGAAACCGTCTTCATGTGGCCGCCTACCGGGCACGGCGCAAGGAAGCGGCAGGCTGA
- a CDS encoding aminoglycoside phosphotransferase family protein yields the protein MTADVLPALRAKVRAAAHPAAEACACGTDTSVLADRSDGTVVRHGGTVAKAHAADTDPTRLAARLAVAAHPGLDGVLLPPLGPGAVELHGRPVTFWSYGTPVDRDDPDAAPWEEAATLLARLHRTPDSVLPPGLPPMRGPVKAARAVARLRAAGPHPAASPVLRAWAVLPPWARDEAPMPDLRTLCHGDLHLGQLVRSGSGDWLLIDIDDLGRGDPAWDLARPAAWFACGLLPPDEWTRFLTAYRKAGGTAVPADSDPWPALDVPARALTVQTAAQAIAKSVAAGRPLDEVETSVIDACDRMATHPPELAGGFAT from the coding sequence GTGACCGCAGATGTGCTGCCCGCGCTCCGTGCCAAGGTGCGGGCCGCCGCCCATCCGGCGGCGGAGGCCTGCGCCTGCGGTACGGACACCTCCGTGCTGGCCGACCGTTCCGACGGCACCGTCGTCCGGCACGGCGGCACGGTGGCGAAGGCGCACGCCGCCGACACCGACCCCACGCGGCTCGCGGCGCGGCTGGCCGTGGCCGCCCACCCCGGGCTCGACGGTGTCCTCCTGCCGCCGCTCGGCCCTGGCGCGGTCGAACTGCACGGCCGGCCGGTCACCTTCTGGTCCTACGGCACCCCCGTGGACCGTGACGACCCCGACGCCGCTCCCTGGGAGGAGGCCGCGACCCTCCTCGCGCGACTGCACCGCACTCCCGACTCCGTCCTCCCGCCCGGACTGCCGCCCATGCGCGGCCCGGTGAAGGCCGCCCGGGCCGTCGCCCGCCTCCGGGCCGCAGGACCCCACCCGGCGGCCTCCCCCGTCCTGCGCGCCTGGGCCGTCCTGCCCCCCTGGGCACGCGACGAGGCCCCCATGCCGGACCTGCGCACCCTGTGCCACGGCGATCTGCACCTGGGCCAGCTGGTGCGGTCGGGGAGCGGCGACTGGCTGCTCATCGACATCGACGACCTCGGCCGGGGCGACCCCGCCTGGGACCTGGCCCGCCCCGCCGCCTGGTTCGCCTGCGGCCTCCTCCCGCCCGACGAGTGGACCCGCTTCCTCACCGCGTACCGGAAGGCCGGGGGCACGGCCGTCCCCGCGGACAGCGACCCCTGGCCCGCCCTCGACGTGCCGGCCCGCGCCCTGACCGTGCAGACCGCGGCCCAGGCGATCGCCAAGTCGGTCGCGGCGGGGCGCCCGTTGGACGAGGTCGAGACGTCCGTGATCGACGCATGTGACCGAATGGCCACGCACCCGCCCGAGTTGGCGGGAGGATTCGCGACGTAG
- a CDS encoding chorismate-binding protein — MHDLPALARFGGLVATGLLDVTGDPAALDSRGFWAVSADFEGRVVCARFADVRREAVPAPVPGRWTGPAVDDWTSSLDRTAYTAGVRRIRELIAAGEVYQANLCRVLSAPVAPDADVDALTALLARGNPAPYAGTIRLPGHGVDIATASPELFLRRTGRVVESGPIKGTGRTEADLLPKDHAENVMIVDLVRNDMGRVCATGTVTVPDLCVVEKHPGLVHLVSTVRGELREGAGWPELLGATFPPGSVTGAPKSSALRIIEELETAPRGPYCGGVGWVDADRGTGELAVGIRTFWIDRARGLLCFGSGAGITWGSDPRREWEETELKAARLLAVASGEYPGAYDAGDVGGATSADGPGVSGRKSTQGR, encoded by the coding sequence GTGCACGACCTCCCAGCTCTCGCCCGCTTCGGCGGCCTCGTCGCGACCGGCCTCCTCGATGTCACCGGCGACCCCGCGGCGCTCGACTCCAGGGGTTTCTGGGCCGTCAGCGCCGACTTCGAGGGGCGCGTGGTCTGCGCCCGTTTCGCGGACGTGCGACGCGAGGCCGTACCCGCGCCGGTGCCGGGACGGTGGACGGGCCCCGCGGTCGACGACTGGACGTCGTCGCTCGACCGCACCGCGTACACGGCGGGGGTACGCCGCATACGTGAGCTCATCGCGGCCGGCGAGGTGTACCAGGCGAACCTCTGCCGGGTGCTGTCGGCGCCCGTCGCGCCGGACGCCGACGTGGACGCGCTGACCGCCCTGCTGGCACGCGGCAACCCGGCACCGTATGCCGGAACGATTCGGCTGCCCGGGCACGGCGTCGACATAGCCACCGCGTCCCCGGAGCTCTTCCTGCGCCGGACCGGCCGTGTCGTCGAGTCGGGGCCGATCAAGGGCACCGGGCGCACCGAGGCGGACCTGTTGCCGAAGGACCACGCCGAGAACGTGATGATCGTGGACCTGGTCCGCAACGACATGGGCCGGGTGTGCGCCACGGGCACCGTGACCGTGCCCGACCTGTGCGTCGTCGAGAAGCACCCGGGGCTCGTCCACCTCGTCTCCACCGTCCGCGGCGAACTGCGCGAGGGCGCCGGCTGGCCCGAGCTGCTGGGCGCGACCTTCCCGCCCGGATCCGTCACCGGCGCCCCCAAGTCCAGCGCCCTGCGGATCATCGAGGAACTGGAGACGGCGCCCCGCGGGCCGTACTGCGGCGGCGTCGGCTGGGTCGACGCCGACCGCGGCACCGGGGAGCTGGCCGTCGGGATCCGCACCTTCTGGATCGACCGGGCCCGCGGCCTGCTGTGCTTCGGCTCCGGCGCGGGCATCACCTGGGGCTCGGACCCCCGGCGCGAATGGGAGGAGACCGAGCTGAAGGCCGCCCGGCTGCTCGCTGTAGCGTCGGGGGAGTACCCAGGGGCGTACGACGCGGGTGACGTGGGCGGGGCCACGTCCGCGGACGGCCCCGGGGTCTCCGGCCGGAAGAGCACACAGGGCCGGTGA
- a CDS encoding SsgA family sporulation/cell division regulator has protein sequence MNTTVSCELHLRLVVSSESSLPVPAGLRYDTADPYAVHATFHTGAEETVEWVFARDLLAEGLHRPTGTGDVRVWPSRSHGQGVVCIALSSPEGEALLEAPARALESFLKRTDAAVPPGTEHRHFDLDTELSHILAES, from the coding sequence ATGAACACCACGGTCAGCTGCGAGCTGCACCTGCGCCTCGTTGTGTCGAGCGAGTCCTCTCTGCCTGTCCCCGCAGGCCTGCGGTACGACACGGCCGATCCCTACGCCGTGCACGCCACCTTCCACACCGGAGCGGAGGAGACTGTCGAATGGGTGTTCGCCCGCGACCTTCTCGCCGAGGGTCTGCACCGGCCCACCGGTACCGGCGACGTCCGAGTCTGGCCGTCCCGTAGCCACGGTCAGGGCGTCGTGTGCATCGCCCTGAGCTCTCCGGAGGGCGAAGCACTGCTGGAGGCCCCTGCGCGGGCCCTGGAGTCGTTCCTGAAGCGCACCGACGCCGCCGTGCCCCCTGGCACGGAACACCGGCACTTCGATCTCGATACGGAGCTCTCACACATCCTGGCCGAAAGCTAG
- a CDS encoding TrmH family RNA methyltransferase, which yields MADLITVEDPADPRLRDYTGLTDVELRRKREPAEGLFIAEGEKVIRRAKDAGYEMRSMLLSAKWVDVMRDVIDELPAPVYAVSPDLAEQVTGYHVHRGALASMQRKPLPTPDDLLRTARRIVVMESVNDHTNIGAIFRSAAALGMDAVLLSPDCADPLYRRSVKVSMGAVFAVPYARLDSWPKSLESVREAGFGLLALTPDEKAKSLDEVAPHRMERVALMLGAEGDGLSTQALVAADEWVRIPMAHGVDSLNVGAAAAVAFYAVATGRPAP from the coding sequence GTGGCCGATCTCATCACCGTTGAGGACCCAGCCGACCCGCGCCTGCGTGACTACACAGGCCTGACCGACGTGGAGCTGCGCCGCAAGCGCGAACCGGCCGAGGGCCTGTTCATCGCCGAGGGCGAGAAGGTCATCAGACGGGCCAAGGACGCCGGCTACGAGATGCGCTCGATGCTGCTGTCCGCCAAGTGGGTGGACGTCATGCGCGATGTCATCGACGAACTCCCGGCCCCGGTGTACGCGGTCAGCCCGGACCTCGCCGAACAGGTCACCGGCTATCACGTGCACCGCGGCGCGCTCGCCTCCATGCAGCGCAAACCGCTGCCGACCCCCGACGACCTGCTGCGCACGGCCCGGCGGATCGTCGTCATGGAGTCGGTCAACGACCACACCAACATCGGGGCGATCTTCCGCTCGGCCGCCGCCCTCGGCATGGACGCGGTACTGCTCTCCCCGGACTGCGCGGACCCCCTGTACCGGCGTTCGGTGAAGGTCTCCATGGGCGCGGTCTTCGCGGTCCCGTACGCGCGTCTGGACTCCTGGCCCAAGAGCCTGGAGTCGGTGCGTGAGGCGGGCTTCGGCCTCCTCGCGCTCACCCCGGACGAGAAGGCCAAGTCCCTCGACGAGGTGGCCCCGCACCGCATGGAGCGGGTCGCCCTGATGCTCGGCGCGGAGGGCGACGGCCTGTCCACCCAGGCCCTGGTGGCGGCGGACGAATGGGTCCGCATCCCGATGGCCCACGGAGTCGACTCGCTCAACGTGGGCGCCGCGGCGGCGGTCGCCTTCTACGCGGTGGCGACGGGCAGACCCGCGCCCTGA
- a CDS encoding GNAT family N-acetyltransferase: MTTTLRPTEPLQRDGDGSLSRHYTVCVNSRPVGAIHLATRSGPESSVARIRELRIEEPDRGRGRGTVAALAAEEVARGWGCRRIEVSVPADAATALRLVTALGYVLRNRAMEKRLGDTAPELPAGSRGRPMTEAEFEAWSVRAEEEHTRSRITRGVPEAEARAKSERDHATLLPDGLGSEGVDLSVLEHEGTPVGMLWLASRDGWAFVDRVEADERHRGRGHGRSLMLLAEARAFAAGHPGVRLNVSAGNTPAERLYESLGYETTTYHFYKDLL, from the coding sequence ATGACCACCACCCTGCGGCCGACCGAGCCGCTTCAGCGAGACGGCGACGGTTCGCTGTCGCGCCACTACACGGTGTGCGTGAACAGTCGTCCCGTAGGAGCGATACACCTCGCCACCCGCTCCGGCCCCGAGTCGTCCGTCGCCCGGATCCGTGAACTGCGCATCGAGGAGCCGGACCGGGGACGCGGCCGGGGCACCGTGGCCGCGCTCGCCGCGGAGGAGGTGGCGCGCGGATGGGGCTGCCGGCGGATCGAGGTGTCGGTACCGGCCGACGCCGCGACGGCCCTGAGGCTCGTGACGGCCCTCGGTTACGTGCTGCGCAACCGTGCCATGGAGAAACGGCTCGGCGACACCGCGCCCGAACTGCCCGCCGGCAGCCGGGGACGCCCCATGACGGAGGCCGAGTTCGAAGCCTGGTCGGTGCGGGCCGAGGAGGAGCACACCCGGAGCCGGATCACCCGGGGCGTCCCCGAGGCCGAGGCCCGCGCCAAGTCCGAGCGGGACCACGCCACTCTGCTGCCGGACGGGCTCGGCAGCGAGGGCGTGGACCTCAGCGTTCTGGAGCACGAGGGGACTCCGGTGGGCATGCTGTGGCTGGCGTCGCGCGACGGCTGGGCGTTCGTCGACCGCGTCGAGGCCGACGAGAGACACCGGGGCCGGGGGCACGGCCGTTCACTGATGCTCCTGGCGGAGGCGCGGGCGTTCGCCGCCGGACACCCTGGTGTCCGCCTGAACGTCTCCGCCGGGAACACCCCGGCCGAGCGGCTCTACGAGTCACTCGGCTACGAGACGACCACGTATCACTTCTACAAGGACCTGCTGTAG
- a CDS encoding DsbA family protein translates to MSDSSPARPAVPVLDIWCELQCPDCRSALDDLRALRARYGDRLELRLRHFPLEKHKHAFAAAQAAEEAAEQGSAWPYVEAVLERVSELDREGEALLLDVARGLGLDVEEFDTALIDGRHILIVDADQAEGKAIGVTGTPTYVIDGERLDGGKSQEGLRERIEEIVDRLLAEREA, encoded by the coding sequence ATGAGCGACTCCTCCCCCGCCCGCCCCGCCGTCCCCGTCCTGGACATCTGGTGCGAACTCCAGTGCCCGGACTGCCGTAGCGCCCTGGACGACCTGCGCGCGCTGCGTGCCCGTTACGGCGACCGGCTGGAGCTGCGGCTGCGGCACTTCCCGCTGGAGAAGCACAAGCACGCGTTCGCGGCGGCCCAGGCCGCCGAGGAGGCCGCGGAACAGGGCAGCGCCTGGCCGTACGTCGAGGCGGTGCTGGAGCGCGTGTCGGAGCTGGACCGCGAGGGGGAGGCGCTTCTCCTCGATGTGGCCCGCGGACTCGGCCTGGACGTCGAGGAGTTCGACACGGCCCTGATCGACGGCCGGCACATCCTGATCGTCGACGCCGACCAGGCCGAGGGCAAGGCCATCGGCGTGACCGGCACGCCGACGTACGTCATCGACGGTGAGCGGCTCGACGGCGGCAAGAGCCAGGAGGGGCTGCGCGAGCGGATCGAGGAGATCGTGGACCGCTTGCTGGCCGAGCGGGAGGCCTGA